The sequence below is a genomic window from Lentimicrobium saccharophilum.
ATTTTCAAATCTGTCAATATTGTCTTCGATAATCTCGTACGCAAACCCCAAAGTCCTCATTGCCTGATTCTGATATTGGGTTAGGGAATTTTCGATTATCGAGTTATATTCCTTAGCATCTTTTAAACCTTGCTCTGTTAATATCTTACCACATTTTGACAAAACAATCTCAGGAGCACCTTTAACATATAAGACTTTTTTACTTAACAAAGGGCTGTTAATCAAAGAAGCCATAAATTTTCTTTCGGTTGAAAATGTAAGTTGTTCGATTACTTCCGAATCTTCACGAATATCTAAATAATTTATTCCTTGTTCATGCAACCATAATAACAGAGCAGCTTCTGTTGGATTGCCTAAAGTTTTTATTTTTGATGGTTCAGAATAATCAAGATATGCTGTTGAATTAACAGAAATACTCTCCTTGATAATATTATGGTTTTCATCATTTGAAAGTTTACCACCATTTAAACAGAAAAAATCAGCTTTATAAACTTGCATTTGATTCTGGGTCAAAGTGCCAGTTTTATCAGTACAAATAACAGTTGTTGCTCCCATTGTTTCACAAGCATGCATCTTTCTCACAAGATTATTGTTTTGAAGCATTCTACGCATGCTTAATGCTAAACTAAGGGTTACACTCATTGGCAAACCTTCCGGAACTGCAACCACAATTAATGTAACAGCTACCATAAAATATTGCAATATCCGACCTGCAACGTCTAGGCTAACCCAAGATTCAGAATTTAAAGGGTTTATACCAAATAAATAACCAGCAGCGGCAAGTATTACAAATGTTCCAATCCCATATAATATCCATCTAAACCAACTACCTTCTTCAACACTTTTAGGTAGTTCTTTTTCATTGCCTAATAACTCAAATGAATCGTAGATGATAGGCAACCAAACTTTGGTCAAGACTATTGAAGCAGATAAAATTACTATGCCAATTGAACCTAATTGAATAATTGTATATTGAGCTTCCCCTAAGAATAAATCTTTAACAAAAAGGGCGAGAAATGTCAAGACTGCCAAAGCAAAACCAACAACACCAATAAATTTAGCCAGTTTGTCCAATTGCTTATTCAACGGCGTTTCTTCACCACTCATTTCAGTTGCTTTCTCTGCAACTTTACCAAATTCTGTTTCATCGCCAACCTTTTTTATTTCAAGAATACCATGACCATCCATTAACTTCGTGCCTCTCATAGCCCAATTTGAGGGATATGTTGCATCCGAATGAAAATTTGCAGGATTGGTAGTTTTATCAATGATTGGTTCTCCTGTTAAACATGATTCATCAATTTGAAGAGACACTGCTTCTAGTAATTCTCCATCCGCAGGAACTTCTTCACCCGTACCGAGAATTACAATATCACCAACAACAATTTCTTTTTTTGGTATTTCGCAAATATTTCCATTTCGTATTACCTTGTAAAGCGTGTCGTCATTAACTTTATTTAAAACATCAAATTTCTTATTTGCGTCCATCTCAAACCAAAAAGCAACACCGGTTGCTAAAAGAATAGCACAAAAGATACCTATTGTTTCAGCAAACTCCATGTGAACAAATGAAATACCTAATGAAAGAAATGCAGCAATTAAAAGTATTCTGATAATTGGGTCTTCAAACTTTTCTAAAAAAAGTTTCCATAAAGGTTCTCTCTCTGGTGGAGTTAAAATATTTTCTCCATATTTATTGCGGCTTTCGAGTACTTGCTCATTAGAAAGCCCGGTATAGTGCTTCTTGTGTTCCATCTTATTTCAATAAATTTAATAATGATTGAGGTAATTGCTTTGATTTTGCTTTTAGGTTATTTAATAAGGTAAGTTCGATTTTATCCAACTTCCCATCACCTTGAATTTTTGCCAAAAGCCATTTTGCTTCTTCTTCATCAACGACACCGGGAGATGTTTCATCTTCTAATAAGAAACTGGTTATTGCATCAACAAAAAGCGTTTCCCAATTAGGATGATTTTCTTTACCGCTTACAGCATCGTTTAACTCGAAAAGAAATTCTGCTTCTTCCTTGTCAATTACGCCATCAGCATACAATACTTCACGTAATTGTTTTACTTCTTGTTCATCAATTACGCCATCGGCGAGTATTGATTTTTTTAGTTCATTTAATTTGCTCATTTTAAAAAATTTTAAGTTTGACAATAAAAGGATTTTGAAATATTACGTTTTATGATTTTACTAATTGCACAATAATTAATCTCCCTCCATTTTCCTTTGATAAAAGAATTTTTTTGCCTTCAGTTAATTCAACAGCTTCGCCAATCTCAATCTTTTTATCAATGTCCTTATCGTACATACTTGTAAGTTTTCTATTTATTAGAATCCATTTGCCATTATGAAAATGAAAGTCTCCTACAGGAATTTTTTGGTCAGGGGTAGTTTTTTCATTAGCATTTACAAAACGATTTACATGCCACATGTACAAAAGTTGCTTATTGTAAACCATCAATCTGTAGTTTTCAGGTTTGAAAACACCTACTTTTGGGGAATAATATAAATTTAAAACAGGTAACTGTCCTTTATATTCAGTACCACAAAATGGGCATTTAGGTTTTGTCGAATTATCAAATACAAACCATTTGTGCCAGCAGTTAGGATTTTGACAAGGTTGCATTAAATCTACAGTTTTTAACAATGCTTGCTCCCATTCGTCAGCAGTTGGTCTAATATCTGGATTTTGTAAACCATCAATAAAAGCCTTATTAAATAGTTCTTTTAAATATGGGCCACAAACAGAATATGGAATCTTAACAGGGTCACCTTGAGGTAGCTGACTTGGGTGTAACTGGTCAACTTTTACTCTGTTACTTCTATCTGTTGGATGTTCAATAAATAGAGCCTTGATACCCATAGAAAGCTCTTCATCCTTTGCTGAATCTAAATCATTAACTTTACCACCTCTTAAAGGATGTCGATATAACAAATACATATAAATCATTACAGCTAAGGCATGTCTATCTGTTTTTATACTTGGCAATTTTCGTTTAGCATCAGTAATTGGAAGGTGTTTTGTTGAAATTACTTCGGGAGCAATAAAATCAGGAGTACCTAAAACATCGGGGGGGTACTTGCCAGGAACGACTAATCCGTCAATGTCTATTATTGAAGCTTGGCCTGTTGTTGGGTCTACTAAAACATTTTTATACGACAAATCAGAATGAGCTAAGCCAGCAGCATGAAGTCTTTTAACTGCACGACTAATTCTAATACAAATTTGAAAATATTTAAACCAATCACCTTTTTCTTCAGGTGCTAAAAATTTGTTTAAATTTTTAGCGGAAGCATACCATTTTCCTTCCTTTTCTTTTCCTTTAATTCCTAAAAAATCATTATTTATAGAGCCCTTCTTAAAGAAAAATTGCTTTTGATATGTTGGGCAAGTAATTCCTAGTTTACCATTATACTCCACAATTTTAGTTGGCCAACAATATAAATCTTTCCAATATTCACCACCAGCTTGGTTAAAAATGTTTTCTCTGTATTTGCCCGTAATATTTTGTAATCGGTCTTTTGCATTAAAATCCTGTTTATCTCTAAAAAAAGCCACTACATAACTTTTGTCAGGGCTAAAATAGACATCTTTCATACCGCCAGCACCAATCATTTCGTCCACAAATTCAACTTGTGAGCCGTCTGTCGCTGTAATTTTTACTGTTTTTGCCATAATTAAAATAGTATTGCTATTGTCCTATCATCATGATTACCCGGCGACCAAAAGTCTAGCCAGTTTAACAATTGGTCTGCTGAGGCTTCGTTATCATCCGAAAAATCAACCTCTTTTGATAGGTCTTGCCATAATTCATTCCATTTTTCAACTTTCAACAAATTTGCATCTGTTTCAAATTTCGGGTCAGTAATTCCATCAGACATAAGAATTAATGCTGTGAAATCATCAACAATATCAAACCTCAGTCTTCTGTATAATTCTGTGGGTTGGGTTATCTCAGGCATTGTTAAAAAACGTGTCTGACCTGCATATTCACCACCATCAGATTCTCCTAGAATCTTTAAAAAATTAGTGTCTTTATTGTAAATACCAATACCACCATCACCTACCCAAAATGCTCCAACAAACCATCCAAATTTGAATTTCTTACAAATTGATACTATTAGAGTCGTGGAATAATCTTTTAAAGGTTTGTTAGTTTTCTTTGCTTCTTCTTCAATGTTTTTTACTGCTTTAAACACTGAATTACCAAGAATACCGTACAAAGAATCTCCCATTTTTTTTCTTCTCTCATCCGATTTTTCAGTGCTAAAGTCTTTGATTAGATTTTCAAATTCTTTCGTCTTTTCCTTAATTAGTTGTTCGCAAACTTCAACTACCGTTTTACATGCTATTTCAGAACCTTTTCTTGAGGATTTAGCAGAACCGGCACCATCAGCAACGGATAAAATATACCAATCTACTTCACTTATATATCTAATATTAAAATCATCATCACGGGGTTTACCTTCTTGGGCATGTGAACGACCTCTTTGGCTTGCTGCAACAATGTCTTTTTTGTGGGTTTTTCCAAGTCCAAATATATTGGTAGAGGATGTGACTTTTACAAAACATTTGTCGCTATCAGGTTTATAATATTCAATGTCATTTGGAGTAGGAATATTTTTCCATAATGATTTTGGGTCTGGATTAATTATAAATGTAATTTGTCTTTCGAATACTGGTTTTCCATCTGACCAATCGTTTCTCTTAATCTTTAGTTTTATTTTATGGTCGCCAGCAGTGTTTGGTTTTCCTTTAATTTCATTTGTGTCAGAATTAAAAATCAGCCCAATTGGCTCTAGTCCTTCAAACCAATAATCGCCAATTTCTGTTAAACCGAGTTCCTCAATTTTAAAAAGAAAGCAATACTCTTGATTTACTTTCCCATTTGGAATAATTATGCTTTTATTCTTTATCTGTAATTCAAAGGAGTTAGAACTTTTATCTTTTATTTGTTCAACTTTTACGGGTGCAGGTGCAGTTTTACTCTCTGCGATTATTGTATTTTCGTTTTGTATAAATACTGATTCGGTTTTATCGGAAGTTACAATCATTTCATTTTCTGCATCAATTTTTGAATCTTCGTTTATTTCTGTTTCTTCTGCTGACACATCATTTATTTTTATTGCATCTTCGTCTGGAATTGTATTAGTGTTAATCACAGAAAAGTTTTGCCATGATGCTTTTATAAAGTCTTTAATTTCTGATTCCTTTTCGTTAAGGAATTTTGATAATTGTTCTTCGTCTTTTGCATCTATTTCAAGACTACCCATATATTTTAAAATATCCATAACTACCCCCTTGTCCTGTTAATATTAATACTACCTTCTCCAAAACCAAATTTTGCTTCAATGCCACACCAAGGACATTTACTAACTTCTTCTTCACCCGTACACATAATATTTCCACAGCCACAATGACTAAAACCAAATTGATTACCACAACAAGGGCAAGCAGGAAAACCAACTAATTCAGAGGTGTTTATTTTGATTTGATTTGAATCACTTTCGCACAAATCAAAGTAAGAGTTTTCAACTGGATATGCACCAACGAGTTTGTAATCTACAGTGTTTAATGCTAATTCTTTAAATTCTGATGGTGAAATTCTTTTTTGATACTTGATTAAATATGGTCTTTTGGTGCTTTGACACTTGGCTAAAATAACAGCAAAATTCTCATCAACCTTTTTACTAAAGCCCTTTTCAAGGTCAATTTTTGATAAATAACCATTTGTGATTGGTGCTAAATGCAAACCATCATCTTTTGATTCCGATACACTTACACTACTTGTTTTGATTGAAGCTGTTACCCATTTAAAAAACTTCTTAAATGATTCAGAATCCGTATTTTTAAGCAATAGCACCTGGTCAGTAATTTTACCAAATATGTTCGTATCAGTATTGTCACCCAATGAGATTACTACAAGATTGGATTTTGATTTATATTTTTGATTCCATTTATCAAAAGCAGATTCATACTTGTCTGTTGGATTTCCATCGGTAAATAAAAAAACAATTGGTTTCCAATCGCCCTTAATTTCAGGAGTAGTTTTTTGAAGCGAAGAATCAAAATCATTCATTAAATAATTTAGTGCATTTCCCAATGAAGTGCCACCACCAATAGGTAATTTTGGCGGATAGAAATTGTAAAGTTCAATTAAAGGTGTTACTTTTTGAGCTTTTCCAGCAAAGACAATTATTGAAATATAAACAGTTTCTAACGCATAAGGGTCTGTTCTAAGTTCCTTAATGATATTACCAATTCCTTCTTGAACTTGTTCAATAGGCTCGCCAATCATTGACTCAGAAACGTCAATTACAAAATATATGGGTAATCTTCTCATAAAATGAATTTTAAAGTTAATAATAGCAAAAAGAGCAAAATTATTTGCGACATATCAACAGCAATGCCATTGCCAACTTGCGCAGGTTTAGCAATTTTTTTTAGAAAGTTTAAGAACGGATTAAATATACTTTCAAAAAAATTGAAGGCTTTTAAGTACCTTCCGGTTAGCCTGTTTTTATAAGGTGTAAGTTTAGAATACAGGAATAAACCTACAATCAATACATTAACTAATATGTATAAAAATAATCTCATAACAAATTATATTACAGAATGAACTTCCGGAGGTGGCGGTGGTAACAACATTTGGTCAGTAGCACCAATACTTCTGTTGCCAACACTAACCGATGCTGAAACCCATTTGAAAAACTGTTTAAATGTGCCACTATCAGTTGTTTCAAGACTAACAATTTTATCGGTAATCTTTCTTACATTATCAACATCCGTTTTCGAACCAACAATACACGCGATTATGCTACCAAAATGGCGTTTTTGTATTTCAGATATTATTGTGTTAAAAAGCTGAGGGTCTGATGCTCTTCCATCACACATTATAAATAGTAAAGGCATCCAGTCTCCTTTTTTATCAGGCGTACTTAACTCCACTTCATTATCCACTTTTTTGCAAATAAACTGTAAAGCTTCCCCTAAATGTGTTGGGCCTGATTCTGGTTGGTTTATTGTTGGTATTTGCAAACTTTCTAATTCAGTTAGAGGAACTAACAACTCAACATTTCTGTTGAAAGTAGCGATACTCATATACACTGATTCAAGTGCAAATGGGTCTTGTCTTAAACTAGCTACCATAGCCTCTAAACCTACTTTTATTGATTCAATAGGTTCACCTCTCATTGCTCCGGAGGTTTGAATCAAAATATATACTGGTAATCTTCTCATCCTTATTTAATTTAGCATAATTCTTGAAATCTTTTTCTGAAGGTAAGTGGGCTCTGGATATTGGCAAATATTTCTTTAGTACCACCTGTCCCTACGATTTGTAAACTACCATACCCTAAAATTCTTCCAAGAATACTTTGGTTAACATTTACACTTTCTATTTTCGACAAATTTAGTTCAACTGTTTTTCGACTAATTAATCCAGTTTTAATAATTACTCTTTTGTTGGTAATTCCAAATTCATCTGTCCATTTATCAATTAATGGAGCAATAAAAAGAGTAAATAAAGCTCTGAACGAAACGAATATTATCCAGTGATAAGATGTCTCATACTCAACAACTTCACCCCGTATAAGATTATTATTGATATAATTTCCCATTATTGCTAATATTTCCAGAATTATTTTCTCCCAAAAAACAATGACATAAGCAAACTCAAAATGGATGAACCTACCTTGCGTTCTAAACCTTGTTTCGTGGTAGGAATTCCCGTTCTACGAGCAAAACTTTGTTTTGCACCGGAAATTCCTACCGCCCTTTTCCACGAAAAGGAAAACCCATAACTTTTATTTCGTCCCATAATTAAACTACAATATTTACTTCGGGTGGTGGTGGTGGTAACTCATTTAAACCAGATACATCTTTTCCGCTTGCCTCAATTTTTTGACTACCAGTACTTACGGAAGCTGAAACCCATTTAAAGAATGCTTTAATAGTTGCACTATCTGCTGTATCAAGCTGAACGACGACTTCAGTAATTTGCTTTAAAATGCTGGTATTAGCACCTGACCCTGCTGCACAAGCGACAACCATTCCGAATTTTTGGTTTTTAAAATCGTTCAAGCCTTTCTGCCAATTATCAGTAGGTTCACCATCTGTCATAATGAAAACCAAAGGTTTCCAATCTCCTTTTACTTCGGCTGTTGATTTTGTCACCTCTGTACTTACTTTATTTGCAAGTAAAGAAAGTGCATCACCTAAAGCAGTTGTACCCGTTGCTTGTATGTCGGGCATCTGAAACATTGATAATTCAGTTAACGGAACAACCTGTCTCGCTGAACTGTCAAAAGTAATTACACTTAAAAAGGCTGTTTCCAACGCATACGGGTCTTGCCTTAACGTTGAAACCAAAACCTGAACACCATTTTTTACGGCTTCTATTGGTTCTCCGGTCATTGAACCGGAAATATCCAAAACTAAATAAACTGGTAATCTTCTCATTTTGCGTATTTGTTTAAAATTGTTTGAATTGTTTCAAGAAAAACTTTGTCTTCTGTCGGGTCACCGATAGCATCAAATTTCCATTCTCCATTGCGTTTATACAATTTCCCTAAAACTAAAGCCCTTTTATTAGCGAATGTGGAGTCTGTGGTTATGTCATAGTTAGAAAATACTTTATTTACCTTTGTTGATGTACCTTCGTACATACGGATTTTTGCGTAAGGTATATTCGTAAAATCAAAACTCTGACCTTGATTAAGATAGATGTTGATGAAAAAGAAAATTTTCTCAATTGTCGAATTTACTTTATTTAAATCTACCGTTATAATTTCATTGTCTAAACCATCATCTCCGCCTTGGTCGCCTTTTCTGTCATCCCCACTATGACGTAATGAACCATCAACAGATGTCAATTTACCAAGTGGAAGATTATTTCGTTGTAAAAAACCATTGTAATCTGGTGAATAGATATAGTCAATTAAATTTCCTGCATTATCTGTCATAATGCAACTCAAATCCAAATCAACATCTTCAATGATTTTTTTAGTTCCAAATAGACCTTTTTTGATGGTTTCAATTGCACCCCAATTAACGCCAACACAGAAGTTAGTGAGTTTCTCTCCAGTTTCTTTTCTAAGGTCAATTTTTTGACCTTTTGATAAATTTATTGCCATTTTCTTGATATTTTAATGGTTAATTATATTTGTTTAAATAGTCTTGCAAACCACCCTTTTGTCCAACCCCAACAGCTTCAAATTTCCATTCTCCGTTTCGTTTATACAAACGACCAAATTCAACAGCCGTTTCAATAGAAAAATCTTCTTCCAATTCATATTTCAGAATTTCTTCTTTTGTATCAGGGTTGTAAACACGCACAAATGAATTTCTCACTTGACCAAAGTTTTGTTTGCGATTTTCTGCATCATGTATTGTTACGACAAAACAAAGTTCAGTAGCATTTGGGTTAATTTTAGACAAATCAATTTTTATGCTTTCATCGTCACCATCACCATCACCGGTAAGATTATCACCTGTATGTTCAACTGCACCATCTGGAGAGGTAAGGTTGTTATAGAAAACAAAATGAGAATCGGTTAGAAGTTTCTTGTTTTCGCCTAATACGAAAACAGAAGCATCTAAATCAAAGTCTTGTCCTGTACTTGAAGCGTTGGCATCCCAGCCAAGCCCGACAACGAATTTTGGTAAATTCACATTAACTCGTTGCCCTTTTTCTAAATTTATTGCCATTGTATTTAGTTTTTAATTTTTATTTACTGCCAGCAGTCCACTTCATACCCCAATTATATGCTTTATCACAATCCCCGTGACCATTGTGAAAGGTTACAAGTTTTTTAACTGTGATAGAGTCATTTTGGTCAAATAATATTTCCGCAATCGCACAAAACTTTTGGGAGCTGTACTGTTTGCCCATTTCAACAACAATTTCAGGATTTTCAGGAACTTTTATTGTAACTACTGCATTTGTTTCAGTCCATTTTGCAACGCCTTCATAAATAAAACAGTAAACTACAATTCTTTTAAGTTCAGATAATCCTTGTGGATTAACTAAAATATTCTCCCCTGAACCAGCACCTGAGCGGTCATCGCCTGTATGCCAAACCCAGGGAATACCTGTATATTTTCCTTGTTTTGTTAGTCTGTCTTTGGGGCCTCCTTGTCCGTGAGCAAATTGAATTCCGTCAATTACAGATTTTTGTCCATCATTAAGAAGATAAAAACAACCGAGGTCAAGGTCAATGCCTTGCGAACCACCAAATAGACCAGATAAAAACCCTTTCTTTTGAGTTTCCTGAGTCCAATTCAAATTTATGATTATCTCTTTATTGGATTTATTCCCTTTCGACAAGTCAATTTTATGACTGTCGCCTTGTTTTTCAAGGGTTACTTTGTTTAGATTTATTGCCATAGCTATTGATATTAAGCGTATTTCTTCACAAAATATTCAAGTCCGCCTTTATAACCGATTCCCATTGCTTCAAATTTCCATTCTCCATTTCGTTTATAAAGCCTGCCAAATTCAACTGCGGTTTCAACTGAAAAATCTTCATCCAGTTCATATTTCGCAATTTCTTCATTTGTTTGAGCATTGTAAATTCTAATAAATGAATTCCTTACTTGCCCGAAGTTCTGTTTCCGATTTTCATAATCGTGAATGGTTACAGTGAAAATTATTTCATGTATTTTTGAGTCAACCTTTGAAAGGTCGACTGTTAAAGTTTCATCATCACCATCACTATTTCCTCCCGTTAAATCATCGCC
It includes:
- a CDS encoding calcium-translocating P-type ATPase, PMCA-type gives rise to the protein MEHKKHYTGLSNEQVLESRNKYGENILTPPEREPLWKLFLEKFEDPIIRILLIAAFLSLGISFVHMEFAETIGIFCAILLATGVAFWFEMDANKKFDVLNKVNDDTLYKVIRNGNICEIPKKEIVVGDIVILGTGEEVPADGELLEAVSLQIDESCLTGEPIIDKTTNPANFHSDATYPSNWAMRGTKLMDGHGILEIKKVGDETEFGKVAEKATEMSGEETPLNKQLDKLAKFIGVVGFALAVLTFLALFVKDLFLGEAQYTIIQLGSIGIVILSASIVLTKVWLPIIYDSFELLGNEKELPKSVEEGSWFRWILYGIGTFVILAAAGYLFGINPLNSESWVSLDVAGRILQYFMVAVTLIVVAVPEGLPMSVTLSLALSMRRMLQNNNLVRKMHACETMGATTVICTDKTGTLTQNQMQVYKADFFCLNGGKLSNDENHNIIKESISVNSTAYLDYSEPSKIKTLGNPTEAALLLWLHEQGINYLDIREDSEVIEQLTFSTERKFMASLINSPLLSKKVLYVKGAPEIVLSKCGKILTEQGLKDAKEYNSIIENSLTQYQNQAMRTLGFAYEIIEDNIDRFENGKLVNSNLVFLGVTAISDPVRLDVPSAVTKCLNAGIEVKIVTGDTPGTAKEIGRQIGIWNDSDNFHNIITGIEFENLSDEEALKRVQHLKIMCRARPTDKQRLVQLLQRNGSVVAVTGDGTNDAPALNFAHVGLSMGSGTSVAKEASDITLLDDSFSSITTAVMWGRSLYQNIQRFILFQLTINVAALIIVFLGSIFGHELPLTVTQMLWVNLIMDTFAAGALASLPPNLRVMDNKPRKNEDFIITPSMRFNILFVGFSFVIILLGLLFYFSNNGEVSRYDLSRFFTIFVMLQFWNMFNAKAFASGKSAFHGLNKSIGFLIVAFVILVGQILIVEFGGEVFRTVPLTLKDWAVIIGSTSFVLWLGEIIRAIKR
- a CDS encoding helix-hairpin-helix domain-containing protein, whose translation is MAKTVKITATDGSQVEFVDEMIGAGGMKDVYFSPDKSYVVAFFRDKQDFNAKDRLQNITGKYRENIFNQAGGEYWKDLYCWPTKIVEYNGKLGITCPTYQKQFFFKKGSINNDFLGIKGKEKEGKWYASAKNLNKFLAPEEKGDWFKYFQICIRISRAVKRLHAAGLAHSDLSYKNVLVDPTTGQASIIDIDGLVVPGKYPPDVLGTPDFIAPEVISTKHLPITDAKRKLPSIKTDRHALAVMIYMYLLYRHPLRGGKVNDLDSAKDEELSMGIKALFIEHPTDRSNRVKVDQLHPSQLPQGDPVKIPYSVCGPYLKELFNKAFIDGLQNPDIRPTADEWEQALLKTVDLMQPCQNPNCWHKWFVFDNSTKPKCPFCGTEYKGQLPVLNLYYSPKVGVFKPENYRLMVYNKQLLYMWHVNRFVNANEKTTPDQKIPVGDFHFHNGKWILINRKLTSMYDKDIDKKIEIGEAVELTEGKKILLSKENGGRLIIVQLVKS
- a CDS encoding PP2C family serine/threonine-protein phosphatase — encoded protein: MDILKYMGSLEIDAKDEEQLSKFLNEKESEIKDFIKASWQNFSVINTNTIPDEDAIKINDVSAEETEINEDSKIDAENEMIVTSDKTESVFIQNENTIIAESKTAPAPVKVEQIKDKSSNSFELQIKNKSIIIPNGKVNQEYCFLFKIEELGLTEIGDYWFEGLEPIGLIFNSDTNEIKGKPNTAGDHKIKLKIKRNDWSDGKPVFERQITFIINPDPKSLWKNIPTPNDIEYYKPDSDKCFVKVTSSTNIFGLGKTHKKDIVAASQRGRSHAQEGKPRDDDFNIRYISEVDWYILSVADGAGSAKSSRKGSEIACKTVVEVCEQLIKEKTKEFENLIKDFSTEKSDERRKKMGDSLYGILGNSVFKAVKNIEEEAKKTNKPLKDYSTTLIVSICKKFKFGWFVGAFWVGDGGIGIYNKDTNFLKILGESDGGEYAGQTRFLTMPEITQPTELYRRLRFDIVDDFTALILMSDGITDPKFETDANLLKVEKWNELWQDLSKEVDFSDDNEASADQLLNWLDFWSPGNHDDRTIAILF
- a CDS encoding TerY-C metal binding domain-containing protein, whose protein sequence is MRRLPIYFVIDVSESMIGEPIEQVQEGIGNIIKELRTDPYALETVYISIIVFAGKAQKVTPLIELYNFYPPKLPIGGGTSLGNALNYLMNDFDSSLQKTTPEIKGDWKPIVFLFTDGNPTDKYESAFDKWNQKYKSKSNLVVISLGDNTDTNIFGKITDQVLLLKNTDSESFKKFFKWVTASIKTSSVSVSESKDDGLHLAPITNGYLSKIDLEKGFSKKVDENFAVILAKCQSTKRPYLIKYQKRISPSEFKELALNTVDYKLVGAYPVENSYFDLCESDSNQIKINTSELVGFPACPCCGNQFGFSHCGCGNIMCTGEEEVSKCPWCGIEAKFGFGEGSININRTRG
- a CDS encoding vWA domain-containing protein, encoding MRRLPVYILIQTSGAMRGEPIESIKVGLEAMVASLRQDPFALESVYMSIATFNRNVELLVPLTELESLQIPTINQPESGPTHLGEALQFICKKVDNEVELSTPDKKGDWMPLLFIMCDGRASDPQLFNTIISEIQKRHFGSIIACIVGSKTDVDNVRKITDKIVSLETTDSGTFKQFFKWVSASVSVGNRSIGATDQMLLPPPPPEVHSVI
- a CDS encoding PH domain-containing protein → MGNYINNNLIRGEVVEYETSYHWIIFVSFRALFTLFIAPLIDKWTDEFGITNKRVIIKTGLISRKTVELNLSKIESVNVNQSILGRILGYGSLQIVGTGGTKEIFANIQSPLTFRKRFQELC
- a CDS encoding vWA domain-containing protein, whose protein sequence is MRRLPVYLVLDISGSMTGEPIEAVKNGVQVLVSTLRQDPYALETAFLSVITFDSSARQVVPLTELSMFQMPDIQATGTTALGDALSLLANKVSTEVTKSTAEVKGDWKPLVFIMTDGEPTDNWQKGLNDFKNQKFGMVVACAAGSGANTSILKQITEVVVQLDTADSATIKAFFKWVSASVSTGSQKIEASGKDVSGLNELPPPPPEVNIVV
- a CDS encoding TerD family protein, producing MAINLSKGQKIDLRKETGEKLTNFCVGVNWGAIETIKKGLFGTKKIIEDVDLDLSCIMTDNAGNLIDYIYSPDYNGFLQRNNLPLGKLTSVDGSLRHSGDDRKGDQGGDDGLDNEIITVDLNKVNSTIEKIFFFINIYLNQGQSFDFTNIPYAKIRMYEGTSTKVNKVFSNYDITTDSTFANKRALVLGKLYKRNGEWKFDAIGDPTEDKVFLETIQTILNKYAK
- a CDS encoding TerD family protein, coding for MAINLEKGQRVNVNLPKFVVGLGWDANASSTGQDFDLDASVFVLGENKKLLTDSHFVFYNNLTSPDGAVEHTGDNLTGDGDGDDESIKIDLSKINPNATELCFVVTIHDAENRKQNFGQVRNSFVRVYNPDTKEEILKYELEEDFSIETAVEFGRLYKRNGEWKFEAVGVGQKGGLQDYLNKYN
- a CDS encoding TerD family protein, translating into MAINLNKVTLEKQGDSHKIDLSKGNKSNKEIIINLNWTQETQKKGFLSGLFGGSQGIDLDLGCFYLLNDGQKSVIDGIQFAHGQGGPKDRLTKQGKYTGIPWVWHTGDDRSGAGSGENILVNPQGLSELKRIVVYCFIYEGVAKWTETNAVVTIKVPENPEIVVEMGKQYSSQKFCAIAEILFDQNDSITVKKLVTFHNGHGDCDKAYNWGMKWTAGSK
- a CDS encoding TerD family protein, encoding MAINLTKGQRIEIGLSKVGVGLGWDPNEGTGFDFDLDASAFMLGENKKIPKDEFFVFYNNQKSPDNSVESSGDDLTGGNSDGDDETLTVDLSKVDSKIHEIIFTVTIHDYENRKQNFGQVRNSFIRIYNAQTNEEIAKYELDEDFSVETAVEFGRLYKRNGEWKFEAMGIGYKGGLEYFVKKYA